Proteins from a genomic interval of Burkholderia cepacia GG4:
- the tssJ gene encoding type VI secretion system lipoprotein TssJ has product MRSSMIRYALPLIACALLAGCAAAPLLGSAASAVMQAAGVGKPDLPDAQKPPRNIGLTLAAAPNLNAATDRKPLALVVRLYALKDPTSFQQAPFDAFTDPTKEKAALGADLLNVREITLIPGQRYTATEKVSREAQAFGIVALFRDPALQRWKLTFDPAKSEKSGIIIGLHNCAMTVTDGSVIAPQQGAPSQPLNMLSSVTCG; this is encoded by the coding sequence ATGAGATCGTCCATGATTCGCTATGCGCTGCCACTGATTGCCTGCGCGCTCCTGGCCGGATGCGCGGCCGCCCCGTTGCTCGGCTCTGCCGCGAGCGCCGTGATGCAGGCCGCCGGCGTCGGCAAGCCTGATCTGCCGGATGCCCAGAAGCCGCCGCGCAATATCGGACTCACGCTCGCCGCCGCGCCCAACCTGAATGCCGCGACCGATCGCAAACCGCTCGCATTAGTAGTAAGGCTCTACGCGCTGAAGGATCCGACGTCGTTCCAGCAGGCACCGTTCGACGCGTTCACCGATCCGACCAAGGAAAAAGCCGCACTGGGCGCCGATCTGTTGAACGTGCGTGAGATCACGCTGATTCCCGGCCAGCGTTATACGGCGACCGAAAAGGTATCGCGCGAAGCGCAGGCATTCGGCATTGTCGCGCTGTTCCGCGATCCCGCACTCCAGCGATGGAAACTGACGTTCGACCCGGCGAAGTCGGAGAAATCCGGCATAATCATCGGCCTGCATAATTGCGCGATGACGGTCACCGATGGTTCTGTCATTGCACCGCAACAGGGTGCACCTTCGCAACCGCTGAATATGCTTTCGTCGGTCACCTGCGGTTAA
- the tssK gene encoding type VI secretion system baseplate subunit TssK, with product MSYSAKVLWGEGLFLRPQHFQRQDAYHEARLFESIQAIQPYNWGVRSVRIDRDALGSNVLRVAELALVFPDGALYAAPQADDLPPPIALDTLPDGINEFVFYLALHPLRENGTNYSDDPAAGFMTRFVSEQTSVADNFTDAAEADITFLKTQVKLIAHSEPRDQLLSVPLVRVRRTATSGFEIDDSFVPPCLAIEASPILHQRLRQLVDALQAKVNALYGFHREPSKNIIEFRSGDIASFWLLHTANAAFATLAHLHQHAALHPERLFQELLRLAGQLMTFSKGYTLADLPVYRHDDPGPSFARLDVMLRELLDTVISTRYFAITLDEVRPSFHLGRLDSGKIDDKTEFYLAVSADMPSVELVDAVPARFKVGAPDDVDKLVLSAMPGVRLSYTPQVPPAIPVRPGACYFSLDSRGALYERMLQAQSAMIYAPTGINDLKFELIAVTS from the coding sequence ATGAGTTATTCGGCCAAGGTGCTTTGGGGAGAAGGGCTGTTCCTCCGGCCTCAACACTTTCAGCGGCAGGACGCGTACCACGAGGCGCGCCTGTTCGAGTCCATCCAGGCGATCCAGCCTTACAACTGGGGCGTGCGCTCGGTGCGCATCGACCGCGACGCGCTCGGCAGCAATGTGCTGCGCGTGGCGGAACTCGCACTCGTGTTCCCGGACGGCGCGCTGTACGCTGCGCCGCAGGCCGACGACCTGCCGCCTCCGATCGCGCTGGACACGCTGCCCGACGGCATCAACGAATTCGTGTTCTATCTCGCGCTGCACCCGCTGCGCGAGAACGGCACCAATTACAGCGACGATCCGGCCGCCGGCTTCATGACGCGTTTCGTCAGCGAGCAGACGAGCGTCGCGGACAACTTCACCGACGCCGCCGAAGCCGACATCACGTTCCTGAAGACGCAGGTCAAGCTGATCGCGCACAGCGAACCGCGCGACCAGCTGCTGTCGGTGCCGCTCGTGCGCGTGCGCCGCACCGCGACGTCCGGCTTCGAGATCGACGACAGCTTCGTGCCGCCGTGCCTCGCGATCGAGGCGTCGCCGATCCTGCACCAGCGGCTGCGCCAGCTGGTCGACGCGCTGCAGGCGAAGGTCAACGCGCTGTACGGTTTCCACCGCGAGCCGTCGAAGAACATCATCGAATTCCGCTCGGGCGACATCGCATCGTTCTGGCTGCTGCACACCGCGAACGCCGCATTCGCGACGCTCGCGCACCTGCACCAGCACGCGGCGCTGCATCCGGAGCGGCTGTTCCAGGAACTGCTGCGCCTCGCGGGCCAGCTGATGACGTTCTCGAAGGGCTACACGCTCGCCGACCTGCCCGTGTATCGCCATGACGATCCGGGCCCGAGCTTCGCGCGTCTCGACGTGATGCTGCGCGAACTGCTCGACACCGTGATCTCGACGCGTTACTTCGCGATCACGCTCGACGAGGTGCGTCCGTCGTTCCATCTCGGCCGCCTCGACTCGGGCAAGATCGACGACAAGACCGAGTTCTATCTGGCGGTGTCCGCGGACATGCCGAGCGTCGAGCTCGTCGATGCGGTGCCGGCCCGCTTCAAGGTCGGCGCGCCCGACGACGTCGACAAGCTCGTGCTGTCGGCAATGCCCGGCGTGCGGCTCTCGTACACGCCGCAGGTGCCGCCCGCGATCCCCGTGCGGCCGGGCGCGTGCTACTTCTCGCTCGATTCGCGCGGCGCGCTGTACGAACGCATGCTGCAGGCCCAGTCCGCGATGATCTACGCGCCGACTGGCATCAACGACCTGAAATTCGAACTGATCGCGGTCACATCATGA
- the icmH gene encoding type IVB secretion system protein IcmH/DotU has translation MSYAPSLFGDNAPAPLHTPASTDAAFQARSLLDLLYDGFFMLFLLKNGRAPDSASEFSTKIQEFLSDFERGAKKLNIAAEDVYSAKFAYCAAVDEMVLSSQFKIRADWERRPLQLVLFGEQLAGEKFFQYLEDCRAQGAARLQSLEVFHMCLLLGFQGKYLLEGPEKLAYLTARLGDEIAHMKGKRAPFAPHWPLPDQIAHRLKREVPVWAIGAVFALVALLGYLGLNTYLKDKTLQALAPYSQVIKVGPESANLTISLP, from the coding sequence ATGAGCTACGCGCCTTCCCTGTTCGGCGACAACGCGCCGGCCCCGCTGCATACCCCGGCGTCGACCGACGCCGCGTTCCAGGCCCGTTCGCTGCTCGACCTGCTGTACGACGGGTTCTTCATGCTGTTCCTGCTCAAGAACGGCCGCGCGCCCGACAGCGCGAGCGAGTTCAGCACGAAGATCCAGGAATTCCTGTCGGATTTCGAGCGCGGCGCAAAGAAGCTGAACATCGCGGCCGAGGATGTCTACAGCGCGAAGTTCGCGTATTGCGCGGCCGTCGACGAAATGGTGCTGTCGTCGCAGTTCAAGATTCGCGCCGACTGGGAACGCCGGCCGCTGCAGCTCGTGCTGTTCGGCGAGCAGCTCGCGGGCGAGAAGTTCTTCCAGTATCTCGAGGATTGCCGCGCGCAGGGCGCGGCGCGGCTGCAGTCGCTCGAAGTGTTCCACATGTGCCTGCTGCTCGGCTTCCAGGGCAAGTATCTGCTCGAAGGGCCGGAGAAGCTCGCGTATCTGACCGCGCGGCTCGGCGATGAAATCGCGCACATGAAGGGCAAGCGCGCGCCGTTCGCGCCGCACTGGCCGCTGCCGGACCAGATCGCGCACCGGTTGAAGCGCGAAGTGCCGGTATGGGCGATCGGTGCCGTGTTCGCGCTCGTCGCGCTGCTCGGGTATCTCGGGCTAAACACGTACCTGAAGGACAAGACGCTGCAGGCGCTTGCACCGTATTCGCAGGTGATCAAGGTCGGGCCGGAGTCGGCGAACCTGACGATTTCGCTGCCTTGA
- a CDS encoding DUF7716 domain-containing protein yields MPTITATEVSLKHILERPGDFSGWLCLPPMPWTLDTAGAFAEDDRDADADTPPAIATQPGWRVTLASTTIEDIVINAHDQVDEPSVAQLFDAFVFYVENDEFILF; encoded by the coding sequence ATGCCGACCATCACCGCGACCGAAGTGTCGCTGAAACACATTCTCGAACGCCCGGGGGATTTCTCCGGATGGCTTTGTCTGCCGCCGATGCCGTGGACGCTCGACACGGCGGGTGCATTCGCCGAAGACGATCGCGACGCCGACGCCGACACGCCGCCTGCCATCGCAACGCAACCCGGCTGGCGCGTCACGCTGGCCAGCACGACGATCGAGGACATTGTGATCAACGCGCATGACCAGGTCGACGAACCGAGTGTCGCGCAGTTGTTCGACGCGTTCGTGTTTTACGTCGAGAACGACGAGTTCATTCTGTTCTGA
- a CDS encoding transporter substrate-binding domain-containing protein, producing MKRSKFLLSGLLLASALGFTAVAAHADDLLDSVKKAGVLRVGLEGTYPPFNSRGTSGQLEGFDVDVANAVAGKLGVKTQFVPTEWSGIIAGLQAGKFDVIVNQVTITPQRKEVLDFSVPYTYSAAQLIQRKDDTRNFKSLDEFKGKKLGVTLGTNYDQMARSVPGIEVQTYPGAPEKLRDLAAGRIEATLDDRLMLPYMIKTSNLPLRAGAVLNGGKQEMAIPFRKGNPKFEKAINDALDSLGKEGTLKKISMHWFGSDVTVPVAQ from the coding sequence ATGAAACGTTCGAAGTTCCTGCTGTCGGGCCTGCTGCTCGCATCCGCCCTCGGTTTCACGGCCGTCGCCGCGCACGCGGACGACCTGCTCGATTCGGTGAAGAAAGCCGGCGTGCTGCGCGTCGGCCTCGAAGGCACGTATCCGCCGTTCAACTCGCGCGGCACGTCGGGGCAGCTCGAGGGTTTCGACGTCGACGTCGCGAATGCGGTCGCCGGCAAGCTCGGCGTGAAGACGCAGTTCGTCCCGACCGAATGGAGCGGCATCATCGCGGGGCTGCAGGCCGGCAAGTTCGACGTGATCGTCAATCAGGTCACGATCACGCCGCAGCGCAAGGAAGTGCTCGACTTCAGCGTGCCGTACACGTACTCGGCTGCGCAACTGATCCAGCGCAAGGACGACACGCGCAACTTCAAGTCGCTCGATGAATTCAAGGGCAAGAAGCTCGGCGTGACGCTCGGCACCAACTACGACCAGATGGCGCGCAGCGTGCCCGGCATCGAGGTGCAGACGTATCCGGGCGCGCCGGAGAAGCTGCGCGACCTCGCAGCGGGCCGAATCGAGGCAACGCTCGACGACCGCCTGATGCTGCCGTACATGATCAAGACCTCGAACCTGCCGCTGCGCGCGGGTGCGGTGCTGAACGGCGGCAAGCAGGAGATGGCGATCCCGTTCCGCAAGGGCAATCCGAAGTTCGAGAAGGCGATCAACGATGCGCTGGATTCGCTGGGCAAGGAAGGCACGTTGAAGAAGATCTCGATGCACTGGTTCGGCAGCGACGTGACGGTGCCGGTCGCGCAGTAA
- a CDS encoding phage/plasmid primase, P4 family: protein MSRIELGKDTAFQDALKVCQAVHDDRQKFTIKWILRGPDGRTVLKVASTWGTITDQQQHFAESEADGWEAFMLIGMTDDDGLSSARVVGTWAVAVDLDYAVDMSRWNNAPYRPSIAINTSGGRQHLIWILKARIVDSDMFRKMVVALAHRFEGDACFANLTQAIRLPGFKNQKHGNEVALSLYEPDRWYDYDELAAAFDVDLIAASLQARIPVTRSLGVSVKTDEDKRHRLADLRDALHHIDPDPYDTWIKVIGAAAALGEDGFKLVDEWSRRSNKYDEHRMQIAWKSFAAGASASPSSIFYMAQLKGWTNPGRRKVAAAREVLNERSLGRMLADIMYPDIAVARNGHGEKQWLQALRWNENRYARLDQFAFRTVVESYGHRLIQKASGTDSNLAVVAAVAKHSGSGQALDSLGRTALEFMLDASDSLQATKYPYFPVANGVLNLLSGELVPGRIRPISYHNSAVTFDPQASAPRFEAFLAEIFEGDDELVRFFLRLCGQMLLGKPKEHLFVFFLGPTGRNGKSVAVEVLNAIFGGLACTLGVSALMAKGTMTDGPTPSIAKLEGKRFVSVNEPTKKHTLDGGLVKQLTGGDRVAARALYGADVEFLPEFTPVMIANEMPVISADDNAIWRRIIVIPFMHTFSDEEIDRDLKSKLLLQLPGILNLLLQGLRDYLENGLQPPERVRRAGNEQRKRADGFEAWREERTMSFQGKTQYKSLHEDYLAWTAANRSYEKLNSRDFGAKLAATYVRLEQRHYIFYEGVRLKDLSGAS from the coding sequence ATGAGCAGGATTGAGTTGGGGAAAGATACGGCCTTTCAGGATGCTTTGAAGGTATGTCAGGCGGTGCATGATGACAGGCAGAAGTTCACGATCAAGTGGATACTGCGCGGCCCGGACGGGAGGACGGTGCTCAAGGTTGCGAGCACTTGGGGGACGATCACGGACCAGCAGCAGCATTTCGCTGAGTCCGAGGCTGACGGCTGGGAAGCATTCATGCTCATCGGCATGACCGATGACGATGGCTTGTCGTCGGCCCGTGTAGTTGGCACGTGGGCTGTCGCGGTCGATCTTGACTACGCTGTGGACATGTCTCGTTGGAATAATGCGCCGTACCGTCCGTCGATCGCGATCAACACGTCTGGTGGTCGGCAGCACCTGATATGGATTCTTAAGGCCCGCATTGTCGACAGTGACATGTTTCGCAAGATGGTCGTCGCGCTTGCACATCGCTTCGAGGGCGACGCCTGCTTCGCGAATCTGACGCAAGCGATACGCCTACCGGGCTTCAAGAACCAAAAGCACGGCAACGAAGTGGCGTTGTCGCTGTACGAGCCGGACCGGTGGTACGACTATGACGAGCTAGCTGCCGCATTCGATGTCGATCTAATCGCGGCGTCATTGCAGGCGCGCATCCCGGTGACACGTTCGCTTGGCGTGTCGGTCAAGACCGACGAGGACAAACGCCATCGCCTTGCCGATCTGCGCGACGCGTTGCATCACATAGACCCCGATCCGTATGACACGTGGATCAAGGTGATTGGGGCCGCAGCAGCGCTTGGCGAAGACGGATTCAAGCTTGTTGACGAGTGGTCGCGTCGCTCGAACAAGTACGACGAACACCGGATGCAGATCGCGTGGAAGTCCTTCGCAGCCGGAGCGTCGGCATCGCCTTCGTCGATTTTCTACATGGCGCAACTCAAGGGCTGGACAAACCCCGGTCGACGCAAGGTTGCGGCGGCCCGCGAAGTGTTGAACGAGCGTAGCCTTGGCCGGATGCTGGCAGACATTATGTATCCGGACATCGCAGTTGCTCGCAATGGGCATGGCGAGAAACAGTGGCTGCAAGCGCTGCGTTGGAACGAGAACCGTTACGCTCGGCTCGATCAGTTTGCGTTCAGGACTGTTGTCGAGTCGTACGGTCATCGTTTGATCCAGAAGGCGAGCGGCACAGATAGCAATCTAGCGGTGGTTGCTGCCGTCGCGAAGCATTCGGGAAGCGGCCAAGCATTGGATTCGCTTGGCCGTACCGCACTGGAATTTATGCTCGATGCATCGGATTCGCTGCAGGCGACGAAGTATCCGTACTTCCCCGTTGCCAACGGCGTGTTGAACCTGCTAAGCGGCGAATTGGTTCCTGGCCGTATCAGACCGATCTCGTATCACAACAGCGCGGTAACGTTTGACCCGCAAGCGAGTGCTCCGAGATTTGAGGCGTTTCTTGCCGAGATATTCGAGGGGGACGACGAGCTTGTCCGGTTCTTCCTGCGCCTCTGCGGCCAAATGCTGCTCGGCAAGCCGAAAGAGCATCTCTTCGTGTTTTTTCTGGGCCCGACCGGGCGCAATGGCAAATCGGTTGCCGTCGAGGTGCTAAATGCGATTTTCGGGGGCTTGGCCTGCACCTTGGGAGTTTCGGCGCTCATGGCCAAGGGCACGATGACAGACGGACCGACGCCGTCGATCGCGAAACTAGAGGGAAAGCGGTTCGTGAGCGTGAATGAGCCGACCAAAAAGCATACGCTCGATGGAGGGTTGGTCAAGCAGTTGACAGGCGGGGATCGTGTGGCGGCACGAGCGCTTTACGGTGCAGATGTCGAGTTTCTGCCCGAGTTCACGCCGGTCATGATCGCGAACGAAATGCCGGTAATCAGTGCCGACGATAACGCCATCTGGCGCCGCATCATTGTCATACCATTTATGCACACGTTTTCGGACGAGGAGATTGACCGCGACCTTAAGAGCAAGCTACTTCTCCAATTGCCGGGTATCCTGAATCTGCTACTACAGGGGTTGCGCGACTACCTTGAGAACGGCTTGCAGCCGCCCGAGAGGGTCCGCAGGGCGGGTAACGAGCAACGCAAACGTGCGGATGGCTTTGAGGCATGGCGCGAGGAACGTACGATGTCATTCCAAGGGAAAACGCAGTACAAATCTCTCCATGAGGACTACCTCGCATGGACTGCGGCAAATCGCAGCTACGAGAAGCTGAACTCCCGCGACTTCGGCGCCAAGCTGGCGGCTACCTATGTGCGGCTGGAACAGCGTCACTACATATTTTACGAGGGTGTCCGCCTGAAAGACTTGTCCGGCGCGAGCTAG
- a CDS encoding helix-turn-helix transcriptional regulator — protein MTIDRLIDLTELCRQVCLSRSAVYERISFDPTFPRIIKCGRKTLFSEVHAQAWIQDRIKESKAQ, from the coding sequence ATGACCATCGATCGTCTTATCGACCTGACCGAGCTTTGCCGACAGGTCTGCCTCAGTCGCTCCGCTGTGTACGAGCGAATCAGTTTCGATCCGACCTTCCCGCGCATCATCAAATGCGGTCGGAAGACTCTCTTTTCCGAGGTCCACGCACAAGCTTGGATTCAGGATCGCATCAAGGAGAGCAAAGCCCAGTAA
- a CDS encoding DUF2971 domain-containing protein has protein sequence MLIYKYVPVARFFSNFKFRFTPAEDLNDPMELVPDIRLRDPAAYARDITSRNIESAYFRLLLSNPDLSPEEAWARIAAAAEQLERQFDPIATVKKIYETFMRTTNKNVGVLSLSEDPCSAPMWAHYADEYKGLAIGLDTSSEFFQPKPEEPRVCGQLMNVVYTDTSPVVYVEPGKLDIPKEVFFTKARSWEYEKEWRIIKYLPQASEIVDGPEGKKICLFDVPPAAVKEVIFGSKISADVLEQVEQALQARAPHVLRKRITPVPGDGLRVVDC, from the coding sequence ATGCTGATTTATAAGTACGTCCCCGTGGCCAGATTTTTTTCGAACTTCAAATTCCGCTTTACTCCGGCAGAAGACTTGAACGATCCGATGGAACTGGTACCCGACATTCGATTGCGTGATCCAGCTGCATATGCACGTGACATTACCAGCCGCAACATTGAGTCCGCCTACTTCCGCCTTCTATTGTCGAATCCCGATCTATCGCCTGAGGAGGCGTGGGCACGTATCGCTGCGGCTGCCGAGCAGCTCGAACGACAGTTCGATCCAATTGCGACGGTGAAGAAAATCTACGAAACATTCATGCGAACCACCAACAAGAACGTTGGCGTTCTGTCTCTGTCTGAAGATCCTTGTAGTGCGCCGATGTGGGCGCACTATGCCGATGAATATAAAGGCCTAGCCATCGGGCTGGACACAAGTAGCGAATTCTTTCAACCAAAACCCGAGGAACCAAGGGTCTGCGGGCAACTGATGAACGTTGTCTACACTGATACTTCTCCGGTTGTTTATGTCGAGCCAGGAAAACTCGATATTCCAAAGGAAGTGTTTTTCACAAAGGCACGAAGTTGGGAATACGAGAAGGAATGGCGAATCATTAAATATTTGCCACAAGCTTCTGAAATCGTTGACGGCCCCGAAGGCAAGAAAATTTGCCTGTTCGACGTACCACCCGCGGCCGTCAAGGAAGTGATATTTGGCTCGAAGATTAGTGCCGATGTGCTGGAGCAAGTCGAGCAGGCACTACAGGCGCGCGCACCGCACGTTTTGAGAAAACGGATCACGCCCGTACCTGGCGACGGCCTGCGGGTTGTGGATTGCTAA